A window from Enterococcus mediterraneensis encodes these proteins:
- a CDS encoding antitoxin, with amino-acid sequence MAVTYEKTFEIEIINELSASVYNRVLNYVLNHELDTKNTRLLEVNLLNQLEVAQEVDLFQQPFEELQAIHEYWRSMNQYSKQIVEMSPSLKGVI; translated from the coding sequence ATGGCAGTTACGTATGAAAAAACATTTGAAATAGAGATCATTAACGAATTATCGGCAAGCGTTTATAATCGGGTATTAAATTATGTTTTGAACCATGAACTAGATACTAAAAATACTCGTTTACTAGAAGTGAATCTTTTAAATCAATTAGAAGTGGCACAAGAAGTTGATTTATTTCAACAACCATTTGAAGAATTACAAGCTATTCATGAGTATTGGCGGTCAATGAATCAATATTCAAAACAAATTGTTGAAATGTCACCTTCTTTAAAAGGAGTGATCTAA
- a CDS encoding SOS response-associated peptidase family protein has product MCGRYFYDLQSERLKNYWNEAKIGKEKKIAANEIFPSNQVITLAVKQKEVVAGVTRWGFEGFRRGQLLINARAETVEEKKTFAKHFKESRCVFPMSGFYEWKEKEKFFFSNNEVLYVACFYRIHKKETGFETESILLTTAANESVERVHDRKNEAIVILNNYFKGGVGKSKLSTMFAYLTDKLNLKVLMIDKDLQATLTKDLAKTFEVELPRVNFYEGLKNGNLTSSIIHLTDNLDLIPGTFDLMLLPKLTRSWTFENESRLLATLWEPLKSDYDLIIIDTVPTPSVYTNNAIVASDYVMIPLQAEEESTNNIQNYISYLIDLQEQFNPGLDMIGFVPYLVDTDSATIKSNLEELYKEHEEDNLVFQNIIKRSNKVSTWSKNGITEHKGYDKKVLSMYENVFFEMVERIIQLENEKE; this is encoded by the coding sequence ATGTGCGGGAGATATTTTTACGATCTGCAATCTGAGCGTTTAAAGAATTATTGGAATGAGGCAAAAATTGGTAAGGAAAAAAAGATTGCTGCAAATGAAATTTTTCCATCCAATCAGGTGATTACATTGGCAGTGAAACAAAAAGAAGTCGTTGCTGGTGTCACACGGTGGGGATTCGAAGGATTTCGCAGAGGACAGTTATTAATCAATGCACGGGCAGAAACAGTCGAGGAGAAAAAGACCTTTGCAAAACACTTCAAAGAAAGTCGCTGTGTATTTCCTATGAGCGGATTTTATGAATGGAAAGAAAAAGAAAAATTTTTCTTTTCAAATAATGAGGTTCTTTATGTTGCCTGCTTCTATCGGATCCATAAAAAGGAGACAGGTTTCGAGACAGAATCGATTCTTTTGACAACCGCTGCAAACGAGTCAGTGGAAAGAGTACATGATCGTAAAAATGAAGCAATTGTTATCTTAAACAATTATTTTAAAGGCGGTGTTGGAAAGTCTAAATTATCTACTATGTTTGCTTATTTGACAGACAAATTGAATTTAAAAGTTTTAATGATCGATAAGGACTTACAAGCAACATTGACAAAAGACTTAGCAAAAACTTTTGAGGTAGAATTGCCACGTGTCAATTTTTATGAAGGCTTGAAAAATGGAAACTTGACTTCTTCTATTATTCATTTGACTGATAATTTAGACTTGATTCCTGGCACGTTTGATTTGATGTTATTACCAAAATTAACTCGCTCATGGACGTTTGAAAACGAAAGTAGATTGCTTGCTACTCTGTGGGAACCTTTAAAAAGTGACTATGATCTCATTATTATTGATACGGTACCAACGCCAAGCGTTTATACAAATAATGCTATTGTGGCAAGTGATTACGTCATGATCCCTTTACAAGCAGAAGAAGAAAGTACAAACAACATTCAAAACTATATTTCCTATTTGATTGATTTACAAGAACAGTTTAACCCTGGACTAGATATGATCGGTTTTGTTCCTTATTTAGTTGATACGGACAGCGCAACGATAAAATCAAACCTGGAAGAACTGTACAAAGAACATGAAGAAGATAATTTGGTTTTCCAAAATATTATCAAGCGAAGTAATAAAGTAAGTACCTGGTCTAAGAACGGCATTACAGAACATAAAGGCTATGACAAAAAAGTTTTATCTATGTATGAGAATGTATTTTTTGAAATGGTTGAGCGAATCATTCAGTTAGAAAACGAAAAAGAATAG
- a CDS encoding peptide-binding protein: MIVGNLGAQKAKRNDTPISAKKDIMGDKTVRVRADLHHIIKIETAKNGGNVKEVMDQALEEYIRKYLPDKL, encoded by the coding sequence GTGATTGTGGGAAATTTAGGCGCACAAAAAGCAAAACGAAATGATACACCAATCAGTGCAAAAAAAGATATAATGGGAGATAAGACGGTTCGTGTTCGTGCTGACTTACACCATATTATAAAAATTGAAACAGCAAAAAATGGCGGAAACGTAAAAGAAGTTATGGATCAAGCCTTAGAAGAATATATACGGAAATATTTACCTGACAAACTTTAA
- a CDS encoding zeta toxin family protein, producing MANITDFTEKQFEDRLEKNVERLTKNRLAVESPTAFLLGGQPGSGKTSLRSAISEETQGNVVIIDNDTFKQQHPNFDELVKLYEKDVVKHATPYSNRMTEALISRLSDQGYNLVIEGTGRTTDVPIQTATMLQSKGYETKMYAMAVPKIESYLGTIERYETMYADDPMTARATPKQAHDIVVKNLPTNLETLHKTGLFSDIRLYNREGVKLYSSLETPSISPKETLERELNRKVSGKEIQPTLERIEKKMVQNQHQETPEFKAIQQKMESLQPPTPPIPKTPKLPGL from the coding sequence ATGGCGAATATTACTGACTTCACCGAAAAGCAATTTGAAGATCGTTTAGAAAAGAATGTTGAACGACTAACTAAAAATAGACTAGCGGTTGAATCGCCAACCGCTTTTTTACTTGGTGGGCAACCAGGATCAGGGAAAACTAGTTTGCGATCGGCAATTTCCGAAGAAACACAAGGAAATGTTGTTATCATTGATAATGATACGTTCAAACAACAGCACCCAAATTTTGACGAATTAGTGAAACTCTATGAAAAAGACGTAGTAAAACATGCAACACCTTATTCTAATCGTATGACAGAAGCACTTATTAGCCGTTTAAGCGATCAAGGCTATAATTTAGTGATTGAAGGCACAGGACGAACAACAGACGTTCCTATTCAAACAGCCACAATGCTTCAATCTAAAGGATATGAAACAAAAATGTACGCCATGGCAGTACCCAAAATTGAATCATACTTAGGAACGATTGAACGATATGAAACCATGTATGCAGATGATCCAATGACAGCTAGGGCAACACCAAAACAAGCGCATGATATTGTTGTCAAAAACTTACCGACCAATTTAGAAACCCTTCATAAAACGGGCTTATTTAGCGATATAAGGCTTTACAATAGAGAAGGAGTGAAACTCTATTCAAGCTTAGAAACGCCTTCCATTAGTCCGAAAGAGACCTTAGAAAGAGAATTAAATCGTAAAGTATCAGGGAAAGAAATTCAACCGACTTTGGAGAGAATAGAGAAAAAAATGGTTCAAAATCAACACCAAGAAACCCCTGAATTTAAAGCAATTCAACAAAAAATGGAAAGCTTGCAGCCACCTACACCACCAATACCCAAGACACCTAAACTTCCAGGACTTTAA
- a CDS encoding PucR family transcriptional regulator — MEDLIQMKAGMLDVYLGSPTINEFLEKSANVLGNPLVLLDNSYKIVSHSNAENITDPYWQSYVNRGFCSVEYVFKAKQLAHVTVSDESPYFFPCQICHDTKLVKVVKNRGVELGFLLMLDSQRELTSDDKILIDILGKMVSELLSKNERNRLSTHNTEMIVIDLLDQSIHSSKELAERIENKQLLQISNWRLLIIDFWQQSHSTSRSRMTLREIQARFQELLQMKTAAVYQEKVVILFDSISFQTNKESLSSFATKHGLKISVSADFSDLLQTNQAYIEALECDRLARFSLPVKPLTEYYEVNLYALLPSMPIEQVKQKYFHPVLQKLIHYDLAHHTDLFETLYTYLLQHENVNHTAICLSIHRNTVRYKLKRASEIGEFSYSNSVILAQLLISYQIFSYYVVCYQDEYKNFAKNQLLQLAFHAFERISSTKCASCTIQDCDFRL; from the coding sequence ATGGAAGATCTTATTCAAATGAAAGCTGGCATGCTAGACGTGTATCTGGGTAGTCCGACGATAAATGAATTTTTGGAAAAAAGTGCGAATGTATTGGGGAATCCCTTGGTATTACTGGATAATTCCTATAAAATCGTGTCTCATTCGAATGCTGAAAACATTACTGATCCTTATTGGCAATCCTATGTGAACAGAGGGTTTTGTTCAGTTGAATATGTTTTTAAAGCAAAGCAGTTAGCTCATGTGACGGTTAGTGATGAATCGCCTTATTTTTTTCCATGTCAGATTTGTCACGACACGAAATTAGTGAAAGTTGTTAAGAATAGAGGAGTAGAACTAGGCTTTTTACTTATGCTTGACTCTCAACGCGAATTGACATCAGATGATAAAATACTGATTGATATTTTAGGAAAGATGGTCTCAGAGCTACTATCCAAGAATGAGCGAAATCGGTTATCCACTCATAATACTGAAATGATTGTGATTGACTTATTAGACCAATCCATTCATTCATCAAAGGAACTAGCTGAACGGATAGAAAATAAGCAACTATTACAAATTAGTAATTGGCGACTACTAATCATTGATTTTTGGCAACAGTCGCATTCAACAAGCCGTTCACGTATGACGTTGAGAGAGATTCAGGCTAGATTTCAGGAGTTACTTCAAATGAAAACAGCGGCTGTCTATCAAGAGAAAGTAGTGATTCTTTTTGATAGTATAAGCTTTCAGACCAACAAAGAAAGCCTATCTTCCTTTGCAACAAAGCACGGACTCAAAATTAGTGTCAGTGCGGATTTTTCGGATTTATTACAGACAAACCAAGCGTATATAGAGGCATTGGAATGCGATCGACTGGCACGATTTTCACTACCGGTTAAGCCCCTTACAGAGTACTATGAGGTCAATCTTTATGCACTGTTGCCAAGTATGCCAATTGAACAAGTGAAGCAAAAATATTTCCATCCAGTACTTCAAAAGTTAATCCACTATGATTTAGCACATCATACAGACTTATTTGAGACGTTGTATACGTATTTATTGCAACATGAAAATGTCAATCATACAGCTATTTGTCTGTCCATCCATAGAAATACTGTCCGTTATAAGTTGAAACGAGCGAGCGAAATAGGTGAATTTTCCTATTCTAATTCCGTCATCCTTGCGCAATTATTGATTTCCTACCAAATATTTTCTTATTATGTCGTCTGTTATCAGGACGAATATAAAAATTTTGCTAAAAATCAACTTTTACAATTGGCTTTTCACGCATTTGAACGCATCTCTAGTACGAAGTGTGCATCATGTACAATTCAGGACTGTGATTTTAGACTTTAG